One Cervus canadensis isolate Bull #8, Minnesota chromosome 12, ASM1932006v1, whole genome shotgun sequence DNA window includes the following coding sequences:
- the GPR20 gene encoding G-protein coupled receptor 20 isoform X2: MASMSPLGPSAGAAPNATAAAAAAWTNISLPEMPLFHRFAQLDEQLHAAFPGLWLALMAVHSIIFLAGLVLNGLALYVFGCRTRAKTPSVVYTINLVVTDLLVGLSLPARFAVFYGAPGCLRCALPHVFGYFLNMHCSILFLTCICVDRYLAIVRPDGSRRWRQPACARAVCAFVWLAAGAVTLSVLGVTTTGGPCCRIFALTVLEFLLPLLVISVFTGRIVCALSRPGLLRQGRQRRVRAMQLLLTVLVIFLVCFTPFHARQVAVALWPDVPRRASLVVYHVAVTLSSLNSCMDPIVYCFVTSSFQTTVRGLFGRRGAECEPNGCDVVSVHKSSKGSAHHHILGARPRAVTQALANGPEA; this comes from the coding sequence ATGGCCTCCATGTCTCCCCTGGGGCCCTCGGCCGGGGCAGCCCCCAATGCCACGGCGGCAGCAGCGGCGGCGTGGACCAACATCAGCCTGCCGGAGATGCCCCTGTTCCACCGGTTTGCCCAGCTGGACGAGCAGCTGCACGCCGCCTTCCCGGGCCTGTGGCTGGCACTGATGGCggtgcacagcatcatcttcctgGCAGGGCTGGTGCTCAACGGGCTGGCGCTCTATGTCTTCGGCTGCCGCACGCGGGCCAAGACGCCATCAGTGGTCTACACCATCAACCTGGTGGTGACCGACCTGCTGGTGGGCCTGTCCCTGCCCGCTCGCTTCGCCGTCTTCTACGGCGCCCCCGGCTGCCTGCGTTGCGCCCTGCCACACGTCTTCGGCTACTTCCTCAACATGCACTGCTCCATCCTCTTCCTCACCTGCATCTGCGTGGACCGCTACCTGGCCATTGTGCGGCCCGACGGCTCCCGCCGCTGGCGCCAGCCGGCCTGCGCCAGGGCCGTGTGCGCCTTCGTGTGGCTGGCCGCCGGCGCCGTGACCCTGTCCGTGCTGGGCGTGACGACCACCGGCGGCCCCTGCTGCCGCATCTTCGCGCTGACCGTCCTGGAGTTCCTGCTGCCACTGCTGGTCATCAGCGTGTTCACAGGCCGCATCGTGTGCGCGCTGTCGCGGCCCGGCCTGCTGCGCCAGGGCCGCCAGCGCCGCGTGCGGGCCATGCAGCTGCTGCTCACCGTGTTGGTCATCTTCCTCGTCTGCTTCACGCCCTTCCACGCCCGCCAGGTGGCCGTGGCTCTGTGGCCCGATGTGCCACGCCGCGCCAGCCTCGTGGTCTACCACGTGGCCGTGACCCTCAGCAGCCTCAACAGCTGCATGGACCCCATCGTCTACTGCTTCGTCACCAGCAGCTTCCAGACCACCGTCCGCGGCCTGTTTGGCCGGCGAGGAGCAGAGTGCGAGCCCAACGGCTGCGACGTGGTCAGCGTGCACAAGAGCTCCAAGGGCTCAGCCCACCATCACATCCTCGGGGCCAGACCGCGAGCCGTCACGCAGGCCCTGGCTAACGGGCCTGAGGCTTAG
- the GPR20 gene encoding G-protein coupled receptor 20 isoform X1: MRTLTQGTDLVPAVEEARGALATVMASMSPLGPSAGAAPNATAAAAAAWTNISLPEMPLFHRFAQLDEQLHAAFPGLWLALMAVHSIIFLAGLVLNGLALYVFGCRTRAKTPSVVYTINLVVTDLLVGLSLPARFAVFYGAPGCLRCALPHVFGYFLNMHCSILFLTCICVDRYLAIVRPDGSRRWRQPACARAVCAFVWLAAGAVTLSVLGVTTTGGPCCRIFALTVLEFLLPLLVISVFTGRIVCALSRPGLLRQGRQRRVRAMQLLLTVLVIFLVCFTPFHARQVAVALWPDVPRRASLVVYHVAVTLSSLNSCMDPIVYCFVTSSFQTTVRGLFGRRGAECEPNGCDVVSVHKSSKGSAHHHILGARPRAVTQALANGPEA, from the exons ATGAGGACCCTCACCCAGGGCACTGATCTGGTGCCAGCCGTGGAGGAG GCCAGGGGAGCGCTGGCCACCGTCATGGCCTCCATGTCTCCCCTGGGGCCCTCGGCCGGGGCAGCCCCCAATGCCACGGCGGCAGCAGCGGCGGCGTGGACCAACATCAGCCTGCCGGAGATGCCCCTGTTCCACCGGTTTGCCCAGCTGGACGAGCAGCTGCACGCCGCCTTCCCGGGCCTGTGGCTGGCACTGATGGCggtgcacagcatcatcttcctgGCAGGGCTGGTGCTCAACGGGCTGGCGCTCTATGTCTTCGGCTGCCGCACGCGGGCCAAGACGCCATCAGTGGTCTACACCATCAACCTGGTGGTGACCGACCTGCTGGTGGGCCTGTCCCTGCCCGCTCGCTTCGCCGTCTTCTACGGCGCCCCCGGCTGCCTGCGTTGCGCCCTGCCACACGTCTTCGGCTACTTCCTCAACATGCACTGCTCCATCCTCTTCCTCACCTGCATCTGCGTGGACCGCTACCTGGCCATTGTGCGGCCCGACGGCTCCCGCCGCTGGCGCCAGCCGGCCTGCGCCAGGGCCGTGTGCGCCTTCGTGTGGCTGGCCGCCGGCGCCGTGACCCTGTCCGTGCTGGGCGTGACGACCACCGGCGGCCCCTGCTGCCGCATCTTCGCGCTGACCGTCCTGGAGTTCCTGCTGCCACTGCTGGTCATCAGCGTGTTCACAGGCCGCATCGTGTGCGCGCTGTCGCGGCCCGGCCTGCTGCGCCAGGGCCGCCAGCGCCGCGTGCGGGCCATGCAGCTGCTGCTCACCGTGTTGGTCATCTTCCTCGTCTGCTTCACGCCCTTCCACGCCCGCCAGGTGGCCGTGGCTCTGTGGCCCGATGTGCCACGCCGCGCCAGCCTCGTGGTCTACCACGTGGCCGTGACCCTCAGCAGCCTCAACAGCTGCATGGACCCCATCGTCTACTGCTTCGTCACCAGCAGCTTCCAGACCACCGTCCGCGGCCTGTTTGGCCGGCGAGGAGCAGAGTGCGAGCCCAACGGCTGCGACGTGGTCAGCGTGCACAAGAGCTCCAAGGGCTCAGCCCACCATCACATCCTCGGGGCCAGACCGCGAGCCGTCACGCAGGCCCTGGCTAACGGGCCTGAGGCTTAG